A DNA window from Brassica napus cultivar Da-Ae chromosome C1, Da-Ae, whole genome shotgun sequence contains the following coding sequences:
- the LOC125580784 gene encoding uncharacterized protein LOC125580784 produces the protein MQTKVMLSGSSRASSISMGLLLVRRHVSSTGASANLSLLQINEMVEKAVPKRKRGRLVGLARRASSYPAFSSQAPYANPMILEELHDKDERIGALEEQNTTILSENATIRSENATIRSENATILAELASQKKFNTEIMQKLDRLMSSSSS, from the exons ATGCAGACCAAAGTGATGCTCTCTGGGAGTTCAAGAGCGAGTTCCATCTCAATGGGATTACTGCTAGTGAGAAGACACGTGTCTTCTACGGGAGCTTCAGCCaacttgtctctattgcaaataaatgagatggttgaaaag gcggttcctaaaaggaaaagaggccgtttagttgggttggctcgccgtgcttcttcgtatccggcattttcttcgcaagctccgtatgccaatcccatgattctcgaggagctacatgacaaagatgaacggattggggcattggaggagcagaacaccactatcctttctgagaatgccactatccgttcggagaatgccactatccgttcggagaatgccactatccttgctgagttggcatcccagaagaagttcaacaccgagataatgcagaagctagatcgtttgatgtcttcgagttcttcttag
- the LOC106350819 gene encoding glutathione S-transferase T3-like, translating to MNPGSQYPGYVDFLHSVSGNNAQGNFPYESFPYSLNLGASQIPPFSSQQTEAPSQPDNPPVKTPVERMVRKKWNPVDDEVLISAWLNTSKDVVVGTEPKLRNFWKRVGHYFSAAHHEKRDGEHSYAAAERLQSSGQNDNDLVKKAHEIYFADHGSKFTLDHAWCLLRYEQKWLSLNTPKSGGEKRKTGEVGSKASSSKVGEEEPRPEGIKAAKAKRNSRKGMAVEDFKSVHELKMEDLVKKERLSKLAILDTLLAKKEPSESEENAMRLDYSYTQPSESEDYGLGGSADSGNSSTDLSFNQEKFRIQI from the exons ATGAATCCAGGTAGCCAGTACCCTGGTTATGTAGATTTCCTTCATAGCGTTTCAGGAAATAATGCTCAGGGAAACTTTCCTTATGAAAGTTTTCCTTATAGTCTCAACCTTGGAGCCTCTCAAATTCCCCCTTTCAGTTCACAACAGACTGAAGCTCCATCCCAGCCTGATAACCCACCAGTGAAGACACCAGTGGAGCGGATGGTGAGAAAGAAATGGAATCCTGTTGATGACGAGGTCCTGATCAGTGCCTGGCTAAACACATCAAAAGATGTTGTTGTCGGCACTGAACCGAAATTACGGAATTTCTGGAAACGCGTAGGACATTACTTTTCAGCAGCTCATCATGAGAAGAGAGATGGAGAGCATT CATACGCAGCTGCGGAGAGGCTTCAAAGTAGCGGTCAGAATGACAACGACTTAGTGAAGAAGGCTCATGAGATCTACTTTGCGGATCACGGCTCCAAGTTCACCTTGGACCATGCATGGTGTCTTCTGAGATACGAACAGAAGTGGCTGAGCCTGAACACTCCAAAGTCTGGCGGTGAGAAGAGAAAGACTGGTGAGGTTGGTTCCAAAGCATCAAGCAGTAAAGTTGGTGAGGAAGAGCCCCGTCCTGAAGGTATCAAAGCTGCGAAAGCAAAAAGGAATTCTAGGAAGGGGATGGCTGTCGAGGACTTTAAGAGCGTCCATGAGCTCAAGATGGAGGATTTGGTGAAGAAGGAGAGGCTCTCGAAGCTGGCCATTTTAGACACTCTCCTTGCTAAGAAGGAGCCAAGCGAGAGTGAAGAAAAT GCCATGAGATTGGATTATTCGTACACGCAGCCGTCTGAGTCGGAGGATTATGGTTTAGGAGGTTCAGCAGACAGTGGAAACAGCTCTACAGATTTGAGTTTCAACCAAGAGAAGTTCCGGATACAAATTTGA
- the LOC106349071 gene encoding receptor-like protein 48: protein MHSCCARKIIVWSLCLIFSLSHSILVCGSSPPKHLCRQDQRNALWEFKSEFPLSGMAADEKTQTWRNNSDCCSWDGITCDPKTGNVAELNLWGSSLNGPLRSSSGLFKLQHLQILDLSSNNLAGILPDSIGDLKYLRVLGLSGCNLFGKLPSSLGNLSDLTVLELDGNGFTGELPVSLGNLKQLTKLLVASSKLSGNFHHALLNLTELTAINLVSNQLEGTLPSNMSSLSKLEYFDIGSNLFSGFVPSSLFMIPSLIHLKLERNHFNSLLEIGNISSPSKLQTLSLGGNKLSGPIPGFISKLVELSSLDLSFWDTLRGDVDLSIFLHLKSLTSLDISTLNTRSIVDMSLFSHFESLSILSLSRNTVKFSSTLHLVSPIGSLAVASCNISEFPKFLRTQTSLFYLDISQNQIKGQVPAWLWSLPGLAYVDFSLNSFTGFDGPADVFQRNEIYLLDISSNAFQDPFPLLPKSITFLSASDNQFSGEILKTICELDSLETLVLSNNNFSGSIPRCFEKFNTKLTVLHLQNNRLSGEFPEESVSIGLISLDVGHNQLSGEFPKSLMNCTGLEFLNVEENKFNDTFPFWLRVLPGLQFLVLRSNEFHGPIYSPEGSINFPKLRIFDISKNLFSGALPSDYFSGWSEMSSGVYTPDNKQKRFIGIGFSNYVKSVVLANKGLEMKLLGTSFNIYKSIDVSGNRFKGEIPKSIGLLKEMIVLNMSNNAFIGHIPPSLSNLTNLQSLDLSRNRLSGKIPPELGKLTFLAWMNFSYNNLEGPIPQGTQIQSQDSSSFLQNPGLCGAPLLKTCSGGEEATINKDKEEDQVLSWIAAGIAYVPGVFCGFTIGHILTSYRHDWFKRIFHYFS, encoded by the coding sequence atGCATTCTTGTTGTGCGAGGAAGATAATAGTATGGAGCTTGTgtttaatattttctctttCTCACTCAATACTTGTTTGCGGTTCTTCACCTCCTAAGCACTTGTGCCGTCAAGACCAGAGGAATGCGCTTTGGGAGTTCAAGAGTGAGTTCCCTCTCAGTGGGATGGCTGCCGACGAGAAGACACAGACCTGGAGAAACAACAGTGATTGCTGTTCTTGGGATGGTATCACTTGTGATCCTAAGACGGGCAATGTTGCTGAGTTAAATCTCTGGGGCAGTTCTCTCAATGGCCCTTTAAGATCTAGTAGTGGTCTGTTTAAACTACAGCATCTTCAGATCCTCGATCTTAGCTCCAATAATCTTGCCGGCATTCTACCAGATTCCATCGGCGACCTCAAATATCTGAGGGTTTTGGGACTTTCTGGATGCAATTTATTTGGAAAGCTTCCTTCATCGCTTGGAAATCTTTCTGATCTCACTGTTCTTGAACTTGATGGTAATGGTTTCACCGGTGAACTACCAGTTTCACTCGGCAACTTAAAACAACTAACAAAGTTGCTAGTTGCATCGAGCAAGCTCAGCGGGAACTTTCATCATGCGTTACTCAATTTGACCGAGCTCACTGCGATCAACCTTGTTTCCAACCAGCTTGAAGGTACGCTCCCATCTAACATGAGTAGCCTCTCCAAACTGGAGTACTTTGATATTGGTTCGAATTTATTTTCTGGATTTGTTCCGTCGTCTCTTTTCATGATCCCTTCGTTGATCCATCTTAAACTGGAAAGGAATCACTTCAACAGTCTCCTTGAGATTGGGAATATCTCTTCACcatcaaaacttcaaactttaaGCCTTGGAGGAAACAAGCTCAGTGGGCCAATCCCGGGATTTATATCAAAACTAGTCGAGCTCTCTTCTCTCGACCTCTCTTTTTGGGACACACTCAGGGGCGATGTCGATCTCAGCATCTTCTTGCATCTCAAGTCACTTACGTCCCTTGACATCTCCACTCTTAATACAAGAAGTATTGTCGACATGAGTCTCTTCTCGCATTTCGAGTCACTAAGCATACTAAGTCTTTCACGAAATACTGTGAAGTTCAGTTCAACTCTCCATCTGGTCTCACCCATTGGATCATTGGCTGTAGCATCCTGCAATATTTCTGAGTTCCCCAAGTTTCTACGAACGCAAACCAGTTTGTTCTACTTAGATATTTCTCAGAATCAAATAAAAGGGCAAGTACCAGCGTGGTTATGGAGTCTCCCAGGATTAGCGTATGTAGACTTTTCTCTGAATTCATTTACTGGTTTTGATGGACCAGCGGATGTTTTTCAAAGAAATGAAATATATTTGCTTGATATAAGTTCGAACGCTTTTCAGGATCCATTTCCTTTGTTGCCAAAATCAATAACGTTTCTTTCAGCCTCCGATAATCAGTTTTCGGGTGAGATTCTGAAGACAATTTGCGAACTGGATTCTCTTGAAACACTTGTTTTATCCAACAACAACTTCAGCGGTTCTATACCTCGGTGTTTTGAGAAGTTCAATACAAAGCTTACCGTCTTGCATCTTCAGAATAACAGACTCTCTGGTGAATTTCCAGAGGAATCTGTTAGCATCGGCTTGATTTCACTAGACGTTGGTCACAATCAGTTATCAGGAGAATTTCCTAAGTCTCTGATGAACTGCACTGGCCTCGAGTTTCTGAATGTTGAAGAAAACAAGTTCAATGACACGTTTCCTTTCTGGTTGAGAGTGTTGCCTGGTTTGCAGTTTCTTGTCCTTCGTTCAAACGAGTTCCATGGGCCAATATATTCTCCAGAAGGTTCTATTAATTTCCCCAAGCTGAGAATCTTTGACATTTCTAAAAATCTCTTCTCTGGAGCCTTGCCATCAGATTACTTCTCTGGTTGGAGTGAAATGTCATCTGGTGTATACACTCCAGATAACAAGCAGAAAAGGTTTATAGGAATTGGCTTCTCAAACTATGTTAAGTCGGTGGTCCTGGCTAACAAAGGTTTGGAGATGAAGTTGCTTGGTACTAGTTTCAATATCTACAAAAGCATCGATGTTTCAGGAAACAGATTCAAAGGAGAAATCCCCAAATCCATCGGTTTACTCAAGGAGATGATTGTGCTCAACATGTCAAACAACGCTTTCATAGGCCATATTCCACCATCTCTGTCGAACTTGACCAATCTCCAATCACTGGATCTATCCAGAAATAGATTATCCGGAAAAATCCCACCGGAGCTCGGTAAACTTACGTTTCTAGCTTGGATGAACTTCTCTTACAACAACCTCGAAGGTCCAATACCACAAGGCACTCAAATTCAAAGCCAGGATAGTTCTTCATTCCTACAGAACCCTGGGCTATGCGGTGCTCCTCTTCTGAAAACCTGCAGTGGAGGAGAAGAAGCTACAATAAAcaaagataaagaagaagatcaagtaTTGAGCTGGATTGCAGCTGGAATAGCCTATGTACCTGGTGTATTCTGTGGATTCACTATCGGGCATATTCTGACTTCATACAGACATGACTGGTTCAAAAGGATCTTTCACTATTTTTCTTAA